In Aliiglaciecola sp. LCG003, a genomic segment contains:
- a CDS encoding DUF6492 family protein: MTIGAVLPLSVRGSYDVDDLGRTEILFKTLSAFSEPGMFSKFLVVTPDDEVEIVRQRMQPWAHLNPVVMSEDELVPELKKYPKMRGWRKQQIVKIAAYKEFSDAFYLTFDADVICLKPITLDKLIIDGKALLQYEPRSFHPKWWKSSARLLKMSPNVGDTEKGMHVTPAILSTDLMQQLTEEIASLWKGNWVDTICSLHNPRHPKNWRISRFLQLKWTEYSLYYLSSMKHKNLSQYHVTAGSQAHPQLLLVHDSHPFENWDTARSFSSQCPGLFCVVGSKSRFEPSEVWQKIEKYIPNQVKVHKG; encoded by the coding sequence ATGACAATTGGCGCAGTGTTACCGCTGAGTGTGCGGGGCAGTTACGATGTAGACGACTTAGGTAGAACAGAAATTCTGTTCAAAACCTTAAGCGCCTTTTCTGAACCTGGCATGTTCTCTAAATTTTTAGTCGTCACTCCTGATGATGAAGTAGAGATTGTGCGGCAACGGATGCAACCTTGGGCTCATTTAAATCCAGTGGTCATGTCTGAAGATGAACTGGTCCCAGAGCTTAAGAAGTACCCCAAAATGCGTGGCTGGCGTAAACAACAAATTGTCAAAATTGCCGCATATAAAGAATTTTCAGATGCCTTTTATCTCACCTTTGATGCAGATGTTATTTGCTTGAAACCAATTACATTGGACAAATTAATCATAGATGGCAAAGCATTATTACAGTACGAGCCCCGTAGTTTCCATCCTAAATGGTGGAAGTCATCTGCCCGCCTGCTAAAAATGTCACCTAATGTGGGTGATACGGAAAAAGGTATGCATGTTACGCCAGCCATACTATCAACTGATTTGATGCAGCAATTGACAGAAGAAATAGCCAGCTTGTGGAAAGGGAATTGGGTCGACACCATCTGCTCTCTTCACAATCCAAGACATCCTAAAAATTGGCGTATATCTCGCTTTCTTCAACTAAAATGGACTGAATACTCTTTGTATTATTTATCCTCAATGAAGCACAAAAATCTCAGCCAATATCATGTTACTGCTGGCTCTCAAGCCCATCCTCAACTACTGTTAGTACATGACTCACATCCCTTTGAAAATTGGGATACCGCTAGAAGCTTTTCTTCCCAATGCCCAGGACTTTTTTGTGTAGTGGGCAGTAAATCTCGTTTTGAACCCAGTGAAGTATGGCAAAAGATCGAAAAATATATTCCCAATCAGGTTAAAGTTCACAAGGGTTAA
- a CDS encoding cold-shock protein, which yields MSDKVVGTVKWFNEDKGFGFIEQQSGPDVFAHFRSIVGDGFKTLKEGQKVEFTIGQGQKGPQAENIQVL from the coding sequence ATGTCTGATAAAGTTGTAGGAACAGTTAAGTGGTTCAACGAAGATAAAGGTTTTGGTTTTATTGAGCAACAGTCTGGTCCAGACGTTTTCGCTCATTTCCGTTCAATCGTTGGTGACGGATTCAAAACTCTTAAAGAAGGTCAAAAAGTTGAGTTCACTATTGGCCAAGGCCAAAAAGGTCCTCAAGCTGAGAACATCCAAGTTCTTTAA
- a CDS encoding methyl-accepting chemotaxis protein: protein MFVMATKYKLCEEQKQTLEKRVEQLLEQVDGLTAENHQLRSDAQKDSDRGGDTYETLLAQCAIDSLSQVEGIRQTVLESFQKVEQESESIQKMNELFDISSVSLNEIVQAMNGMGVKMGGMTSSIAGLSDTADSINKFVTTITSISDQTNLLALNAAIEAARAGDAGRGFSVVADEVRSLANETNKSASEVAELVSNIIKSTKEAVGSVDEIKDNNQQLSLNVNQLNEYYLSIVDFSTIMKSAITDSSHRSFIQTVKLDHIVWKSDVYGLLFGSNNKSADDFSDHTMCRLGEWYQTEGRSKFSNNQAFRDLDRPHSEVHRNGVAAIKEVQAGNLSKGIEHLKAMENASRSVMQLLDNLLELKPA, encoded by the coding sequence ATGTTCGTAATGGCCACTAAGTATAAATTATGTGAAGAACAAAAACAGACGCTAGAAAAGCGCGTTGAGCAGTTATTAGAGCAAGTCGATGGCTTAACAGCAGAAAATCACCAGTTGCGATCTGATGCCCAAAAAGACAGTGATAGAGGCGGTGACACATATGAAACTTTGCTGGCACAATGCGCCATTGATTCACTGTCACAGGTTGAAGGGATCAGACAAACTGTTTTAGAGTCGTTTCAAAAAGTTGAACAGGAATCCGAATCTATTCAGAAAATGAATGAATTATTCGATATTTCATCGGTTTCCTTGAATGAAATAGTTCAGGCCATGAATGGAATGGGTGTAAAGATGGGCGGGATGACAAGCAGCATTGCTGGTTTGTCCGATACTGCCGATAGCATCAATAAGTTTGTGACTACTATTACCAGCATCTCAGACCAAACCAACTTACTAGCCCTAAATGCTGCCATTGAGGCTGCACGGGCTGGGGATGCCGGTAGAGGATTTAGCGTGGTAGCCGATGAAGTTCGTTCGTTAGCCAATGAAACCAACAAGTCTGCCAGCGAAGTCGCAGAATTAGTTAGTAATATCATCAAATCGACCAAAGAAGCGGTTGGCTCAGTTGATGAAATAAAAGATAACAATCAACAACTTTCCCTAAACGTCAATCAGTTAAACGAATACTACCTGTCCATAGTTGATTTCAGCACGATCATGAAATCAGCAATTACAGATTCATCACATCGTTCCTTTATCCAAACCGTTAAACTCGATCACATCGTCTGGAAAAGTGATGTATACGGTTTGCTATTTGGATCAAATAACAAATCTGCCGATGATTTTTCCGATCACACTATGTGTCGACTAGGTGAATGGTATCAGACCGAAGGTCGATCAAAATTCAGCAACAATCAAGCATTTAGAGATCTCGATAGGCCTCATTCAGAAGTCCATCGAAATGGTGTTGCTGCTATTAAAGAGGTTCAGGCTGGAAATCTTAGTAAAGGCATAGAACATCTAAAAGCAATGGAGAACGCTAGCCGTTCTGTTATGCAACTGTTAGATAACCTATTAGAACTCAAGCCAGCATAA